GCGAAAGTCAGCCATTCAATTGCCTCAAATAGAACAATCCCGATCAAGCCACCAAACAGTTTTCCAACACCAAACTCCATGGTAAGCTAACTTCTATGATGACAAACAACAAATTAATGGATTGGCCGCCAGAAAAAGTAGCGGCATTTCAACATGCACTTTTAGATTGGTATGACGGACACGCGCGAACGCTACCGTGGCGGCAAGACCACGACCCTTATCATGTGATGGTGAGCGAATTAATGCTCCAACAGACGCAAGTGCAGACAGTCATTCCGTATTACGAACGCTTCATGACACAATTTCCAACTGTCGAGGCACTAGCCGCGGCGCCGGAAGCCACAGTTTTGAAGGCTTGGGAAGGTTTAGGTTATTATTCACGGGCACGGCGCCTACAGCAGGCAGCGAAACAAATTGTGAACGATTATGGCGGAAAATGGCCGCAGACGTCAGCCGAGTTACAAACATTGGCTGGCATCGGCCCTTATACAGCCGGCGCGATTGCTTCCATTAGTTTTGGCGAAGTTGTGCCCGCCATTGACGGCAATGCGTTTCGGGTATTTGCCCGCTTGTTCAAAGTAGATGCCGATATTGCACGGCCGCAAACGCGCCAAGTGTTTTACGATCTGATTCGCCCATTAATCCCCAAAGATCGTCCTGGTGATTTCAATCAAGCCGTGATGGATCTGGGTTCAAGCTATATGTCCGCCAGTCACCCGGATCCCGAGCACTCGCCTGTGCGTGACTTTGATGCAAGTTATCGCGATGGCGTTGTGGCAGATTATCCGGTTAAAACGAAAAAACCGCGACCAGTTGTGCATCGCTATTTTGCTTTGGTCGTGCGCTCTGATGCCGGTTATTTGTTCGAACAGCGTCCTAGTACCGGGATGTTGGCAGATCTATGGATGTTTCCATTGATTGATATGGCAGATCTCGAAGCAACCATGATGAGCGATCAACTAGATGAAGTGAGCCGGATTTTTGCCGCATCATCAGGCTTGGCCTTAACTTTCGCCGATCTTGGCGTCAAACAGGTTCAGCATACGTTTACCCACCAACGCTGGCAGATGACGTTAATCGGGGCCGATGCCAAGGCCGAGGAGCTGAAGTTTATCCCTGCACGTTGGGTGGCGCCTAAGGATTTTGGCAAAATAGCACTGCCAACCGTCCAGAAGAAGTTGAATCAGGCGTTAGGACTGGGTGATTGGGATTAGATTTCGGGCCGTTTATGTCAAGCTTCGCAGCAAGCTGAAGCGGGCCAATTTTTAGCTGTTTTATAGAAAAGGGCGTTATACTGTGGTCATCGTGATGATTGAGAGGCGATTATTTTGACATTTAAAGTCACCAAAGATATTGCTTATGGCGATGCTCCTTTACAGAAACTCGATTTCTATGAGCCGGACAAACCAAATGGTGCCGCGATTCTTGATATTCATGGCGGCGGTTGGTTTCGCGGTGAAAAGAACAAGGAAGGCAGTATGGCCGAACGTTTCGCGGCGCTTGGCTATGCGGTTGCCGTTCCGAACTATCGATTAGCGCCGGAAGCCTTTTTCCCGGCAGCGCGGGATGATGTTTTAGCGGCTTTTTCGTGGTTGCGTGATCATGCCGAAACAAAAAAGCTCGGCGTGTTCGGATCGAGTGCCGGTGGTTCTCTATCGGTTGACGTTGGCTTGGCTGAAGGCGTGCCGATGGTTTCATGGTCGGGGATTTTTGACATTCAACAGTGGTTTGCGGCGCATCCAAACGTCGTGGCGCAACCTGATACCAAAACCGATTTTGTGAACACCGCGAGCGCTAAAATTGACCAAGGTGGCCGGAATGATCCATTTTACAAGTGGTTCATTTTGAATTATGTGGATGCAGATGAGACCAAGTTTCCGCAAGTCGAACCGTTTGAACGCTTGACAGCGCAGGCCGGTCCGATGTATCTGGCTAATTCACAAGAAGAGATTATTCCGGTGAGCGGCATCTATCAGCTTGGCCAGGCGGCTGCGACGTTGGGCGTGCCGGTGACATTGCAGGTCATCCCCGGCGGCCAGCATGCAGAAGGTTATCTTGCCGAAGCGTGGCCGGAGACAGTCGCATTCTTGGCGCAACATTTACTGAAGGGGTCAAATTGAAGACATTAGTGGTTGTTAGCCATCCGAATATTGAAAAAAGCGACACACAGCAGTTTCTAAAAGCCAGTGCCGCTTCTTTGTCGCAAGTTGTGTGGCACCATTTAGATGCGAACTTGCCGTTTGATGTCGCCGCCGAGCAGCAAATGATTCAGGAAGCTGACCGGATTGTCTTGCAGTTTCCGTTGTATTGGTACATGGCGCCGGCAAGCTTGCATCAGTGGTTGACAGAAGTTTGGGTGAAGCAATTCGTTTATGATGCACATGGTGGCCTTTTGAAAGGAAAGTCGTTGGGTCTCGTGGTGAGCTTTAGCCAACCGGAATCGGCGTATCAACTTGGCGGCCAGGTAGGGTTTAGTTTGAGCCAATTTTTGGCACCTTATGCCGCGTTGGCAGAAAAGACCGGCTTGCGGCTGTTGGCGCCATTGGCCATTGCCCGATTCGCCAACCAAAATGATACGGAACACCAGCAATTACTGATCCACTATCAGCAATATTTGACGTTGCAGCATCCTGATAACTTTGAAGCGCAGGCGCAGTGGTTTATCAATCGGCTGCAGGAAGACCCCAAGACGACCATGTTAGCTGACCAACTGGCTACACAAACCGATGAAATCGACCGCTTGCGTTTGACACTGCATGAGTTGAAGGCAGGTGAGTCTGAGTGACTACCGACGAACAATGGCTGATTAACGCGGCTGCCCAGCATGAAAAAGACGCCGTATCTTATGAAAAGGCGGCGTTCTTTGCGGCTTTGCAGACCTTTGTCGCGCAACAAGCCGAGCGCCGCGAACAACTGGAAGCAGAAATCGACGGTCGCAGCTGGAATCATGAACAGTGGTAAAGTTCGGTCTGACGACGGAGGGGCATTGCCGGGCAATATGCTATGCTTTAAGCAGCAAAACAAGGGAGCATCGGATATATGCAAGCAATGTTTGATCGTCTTCAACGGTGGTCGTGGTTACGCGGCCTGCTTATGATTCTGATCGGAGCTTGGATTTTAATTGAACCCAATCAGGTTTATCATAGTTTTCTATGGATCGTGGCCGCAGTTTTGATAGTTGCAGCCATTCCCAAGCTGGTCGACGGTTTTTCGGCTAAAAAACGTTCCGGAACTTATAGCACATCGCTTTTTACAGGCATCGTCTATCTGTTAGTAGCCCTGCTATTACCGGCGATTGTCATGCCACTGATGAGCATGGGGCCGTTTATCATCGGCATCGTGTTGATCGTTTATGGCATCAATAAAATTATGAGCGCCCGTCATCAGCAGCAATATGTAAATGTCGCACCGTGGCCAACTGTCGTCTATGGGGTTGCCCTCATCATTATCGGGGCGATCATGGTGATTAACCCATTCAGAACTGTGATGATGGTCTTCTCGCTGTTTGGCGGATTGCTGGTTGTGATGGGGATTCTGCAGTTGTTTGGTAGTAAGCAAAAATAAAACCTATGCGTAGAAAAGTCGCGGATCATGATGTCCGCGACTTTTTGTTTACGATCAGAATTTATTAGCCATTGTGGCATGCACATGCATGATCGGGGTGCGTATTGCTCACAAACAGAATTCTTCATCAACTCAGTATCACTTACGATTGGCATTTGTTATTGTAGTCTAATAAGCATTGTGCAGTGTATGTGTATCAGGGGGAACAACGTGGAGGTGAAGGTTTGCAAGATAGTGGGAAAAAGAAAGTGACCATCGCGGTTAAGGTTAGCCAAGCCGATCAGCAGCGAGCTGCAGGAATATTTGAAAGTCTAGGCCTTGATTTAGCAACAGCTATAAACATTTTCATCAAGAAGAGTATTGATGAAGGTGGATTTCCTTTTGAGATCAAGGATCCATTTTATAGTGAAGCTAATCAGGCGGAACTTAATCGCCGTTTCAAAAAGGTCGCCAACAATCAGGGTATCCATTCTCGTCAGCTATCGGAAAATGAGGACTAATGATTGAGGTCAATCGTGTGCTTACGCGAAATAAGAGGCGCTTTTTACTTTTTGTTTCACTAGCAACCAAAACCGCACTAACTCAATCCCCAGACAAATTAATTGTGTTTCACCGCCAACATCGCTAAACTCTGTGGCAGGAATGTGATGAGCGCTTACAGAGAGGGGACAATAAAATGAGTGAATTCAATTGGGAGGAAGTCGAACAGGACGAATATTCACGTTCGGCAACACCAAGTTTTGTTAAATTAACCACTCGGAGTTATATCACGGCGATGGGGGTTGCACCGAATCGGTTGGCCGATGCAACATTCACCGATTTAGCAGCGGCGGTTACGGCAGTAGCCAAGCAAATCAGCGAAGGTCCTAACGTTGGCATCAAGATTCCGAATTTTAAGGCATACCGGCCTTATCCGTTGCAGGCAGTTTGGTCAGGCGGTGACAAAATCAGCAATCGCCATGTTTTCCGGATATGGCTCAAACAACCGTTGTTTATTGAAAAGGCACAATTTACGGATGCCTTGGCGCAACTTGATTTTGATCCTGCCATCGCTAAACAGCTGCATTTTGAACAATTGGCAGAAGGCTTTGAGATTCAGAGTTTCAGTGACACGCCGCTGGACGATAGCGCAGCTGCTTTGAAGCGGATTCAAACAACGATTGCGGACAATCAGCTGGTGCCGAAGTACAATGATCGTCATCGTGAAGTATATGTGGCGGGGTATTCGAAAACAGCACCTGTCCTTTTGCGAGTGGCGTTAGACGAAAACTTTGGACAGATTGATGAAGAGCATGTCGTCTATAACTAATCGATAATTGTGGTATTAAACGGTTAAGGTGGCCAAACTAAAATCGGTGCAGGAAACTGTTTGAGTTTCCTGCACCGATTTTGTTTTGCCATTCTGCGTTTTGATCATTTTTGCGGATAAACGATCTGATTGGCCCAGTGATTAATCGGACCATATTGGTGACCAACGGCAATGGGATGACCGATCGCCTGGTTCGTAAAGCGTTTGGCAATGCGAATGGCGTCTTCGATCGTGTTACCCTTACCGATTTCGGCGGTAATGACGGCCGACAGTGTATCGCCGGTGCCGTTGACCCGATCGGTATTGTGGTAAGGTTCGCTCAGCCAGAAGGTTTTGCCGCTTTCCAGCAACACGAAGTCGCGAACTTCTTTTTGCTCAGGATTATCGTGTGCGCCTTTTAGAACAACATTCTTAGCTCCGGAATCTTGCAGTTGATGCGCGGCTGCCTCGATGTTGGCGTCCGTATCAAGCTTCATGCCGGTCAGGTGCTCGGCTTCGTAGTGATTCGGCGTCACAACAGTTGCCAGCGGGATGAGATCATTTTTGACGGCGTCGTACGCGTCTTGTTCCAGTAACATGGCACCGTGTTTGGTGATAATGACTGGGTCAACTACCAACGCGCCAAAATCATATTGCTGCCAGTTCTTGATAATGTCCTGTACCAAAGCGCGATCAGCCAACATCCCGGTTTTGGCCGCGCGGATCTTCAGGTCAGCGGCCAAGGACTTGAACTGGGCATCAATAAACGGCAATGGCATCACCATGCTGTCCTGAATGCCATAGGAGTTGCCGGCAATAGCAGCGGTCAAAACGGTAGCACCATACACACCGCGCATAAAGAAACTATGCAAATCGGCTTGAACGCCGGCACTGCCGTCGCTATCCGTACCGCCAATCGTCATTACTTGCGGAAATTCATTAGCCATGGAAAAACCTCCCAACAAATTGTGAGCGAACACGTTAAGCTGCTTGATTTGTGATGATTAACCTTAATTAAACGCCCGTTTCTGCGGCAACACGGCTTTGAGCCATTCGCCAATAAACGGATATTGCCGGTTTAATTCAATTACCTGAGTTTCCGGATCCGGATACTTCAGATAAACCATATTATTATCAGGATCAATCAGAACTGTAAAGAGTTTTTGATTTGGCAGCGGTAATTCGTAGACACCTTTTTGTTTGCCTTGCCGCATTAAAATCGCATTGTTTGACGCAATGACAAATAGTTCGTCTAAAGCAGGAGAGTTATTGCCGGCAGCAACCCGCACGACTAATTTGAGATGGTGATTGACCAGTTCTTCCGGAATTGTCGTCGATGCCCATTCGAAGCGATCACTTTTCACATCTTCCGAACCCAGATCTTTCCAATCGTGGCCGTCCTCATCCAGAATCTGATAATCGAGCACTTTGCTTTCAAGATCTAAGGTGACATTAATGCTAAAGGCGCCTGCTTTGACAACCGTCTTTTTGGCAACTAATGGCTTGAGGTTGTCAAAACGGGTCTTAAAGTGTAGCCCGTTGACAGGTTGTAAAACTGTTTCATCAATTGATGAGAACTGGTAGCCACCTTGGTTAAGTGCCTTGGTCAACGCAGAAAGTGCCTTGACTTCATCGTCATCGTACGGCAACGCATGGCTGTCGCTTGCGGTTATCTGCAATAAGGTTGGCAGATTGACCGCTTTGAGCGTCGCATCGGCGCTTAAAGGATTCACAATCGTCAATAAGGTGTTATTGTCGTTTTCGGTTGCCTGAATGAGAGTGATTTCGCTGTGCTGTGAATCGGTCGTTGTATCTTTGAACCACAACGTTTGCAAAAAGTTGGCCGGAATTGACGCCATGTTTTGCAACGTCTGATAGAGCTTATCGCGCATGAGGCCGGTGTAGCTGGCTAATAATGCCGTCAAAGCGTCGTCATTGGCGCCCCATAGTGGGGAATCAGCCAGACGGTCGGTTTCGGTTTGATAAGCGGTACTAATTTGTTGCCGTAATTGGGAAACAGATAAGGGCTTAGCAATTAAGGCAGCCAGATGTGTGTCATTCAGATTAAGCATTCGTGCGGCCTCCTTCAAGCTTTAATGACTGCATGAAATCGTCCTTTAGATTGGCAAGGACATTTTCAAATTCAGCAACGGAACTGTAAGTATTCATGACGGCCTGATATTCATAGCGCGTGATGGCTGCAGAAACTTCCAGTTCACGTTTGCGCTTGTCGAAGGTGTCATCAGCGGCCAGCTTTTCTTTGTCAAAGCGGGCTTTGAGTTGTGAAGCGTCTGCGGCTGAGGTTCGGGATGTCGGTGCCGGATCATCGTCGTCGTTTGGATCGATGAAGTTCTTCAGCAACCCCCGGAATCCGCTGCCGCCTTGTGTGGGCTGGTCGCGTTCCGGCGCAACTTCGGCTTCGAGATTATCGATTTGCGTGTGCAGCGAATCAACATCGCGATACACTTCCTTGCGCATCGCGTCTAGTTGTCGATCTAAATAATGATCAGGATCAGCGGAAAAGGCTTCTAATTGCGGCAGAATTTTGCGCTGCTCATCGGTCGACTGGGTGATAGCGCGTAAAATAACATTGATATGACCGAAGTCACGACGGTGGTACCAGTTACCAAAATAGACGGTTCCTTGGTCGTTGACCTCAAAAAAAGGGATGTGCTGACGCAAAAAATCAATGAACCCGATTTGTAAAAAGTCGTGCAACTCGGCTTGGGCGCTTTTGTCGTAGGCTAAGATGTAACCAGGGGCTTCTTCGATGTCTAGCCGCAAGTTTTCGGCGGTTGCATCGATTCCCTGATATAAGCGATAACGTGATTTTTTATGCCAGGCATCGGTAAAATCACTGAAGAATTTTTTTTGGTAAGTTAGACTCGTTTCGATTGACATTTAATATCCTCTCACATTCTATCCGGTTATTTTAAGTGTACCGCATAAACAGGCATATAAGGAAGTTT
Above is a window of Lacticaseibacillus casei DSM 20011 = JCM 1134 = ATCC 393 DNA encoding:
- the mutY gene encoding A/G-specific adenine glycosylase; the protein is MTNNKLMDWPPEKVAAFQHALLDWYDGHARTLPWRQDHDPYHVMVSELMLQQTQVQTVIPYYERFMTQFPTVEALAAAPEATVLKAWEGLGYYSRARRLQQAAKQIVNDYGGKWPQTSAELQTLAGIGPYTAGAIASISFGEVVPAIDGNAFRVFARLFKVDADIARPQTRQVFYDLIRPLIPKDRPGDFNQAVMDLGSSYMSASHPDPEHSPVRDFDASYRDGVVADYPVKTKKPRPVVHRYFALVVRSDAGYLFEQRPSTGMLADLWMFPLIDMADLEATMMSDQLDEVSRIFAASSGLALTFADLGVKQVQHTFTHQRWQMTLIGADAKAEELKFIPARWVAPKDFGKIALPTVQKKLNQALGLGDWD
- a CDS encoding alpha/beta hydrolase, whose translation is MTFKVTKDIAYGDAPLQKLDFYEPDKPNGAAILDIHGGGWFRGEKNKEGSMAERFAALGYAVAVPNYRLAPEAFFPAARDDVLAAFSWLRDHAETKKLGVFGSSAGGSLSVDVGLAEGVPMVSWSGIFDIQQWFAAHPNVVAQPDTKTDFVNTASAKIDQGGRNDPFYKWFILNYVDADETKFPQVEPFERLTAQAGPMYLANSQEEIIPVSGIYQLGQAAATLGVPVTLQVIPGGQHAEGYLAEAWPETVAFLAQHLLKGSN
- a CDS encoding NAD(P)H-dependent oxidoreductase; translated protein: MKTLVVVSHPNIEKSDTQQFLKASAASLSQVVWHHLDANLPFDVAAEQQMIQEADRIVLQFPLYWYMAPASLHQWLTEVWVKQFVYDAHGGLLKGKSLGLVVSFSQPESAYQLGGQVGFSLSQFLAPYAALAEKTGLRLLAPLAIARFANQNDTEHQQLLIHYQQYLTLQHPDNFEAQAQWFINRLQEDPKTTMLADQLATQTDEIDRLRLTLHELKAGESE
- a CDS encoding HdeD family acid-resistance protein, with amino-acid sequence MQAMFDRLQRWSWLRGLLMILIGAWILIEPNQVYHSFLWIVAAVLIVAAIPKLVDGFSAKKRSGTYSTSLFTGIVYLLVALLLPAIVMPLMSMGPFIIGIVLIVYGINKIMSARHQQQYVNVAPWPTVVYGVALIIIGAIMVINPFRTVMMVFSLFGGLLVVMGILQLFGSKQK
- a CDS encoding type II toxin-antitoxin system RelB/DinJ family antitoxin; this encodes MQDSGKKKVTIAVKVSQADQQRAAGIFESLGLDLATAINIFIKKSIDEGGFPFEIKDPFYSEANQAELNRRFKKVANNQGIHSRQLSENED
- the thiD gene encoding bifunctional hydroxymethylpyrimidine kinase/phosphomethylpyrimidine kinase, producing the protein MANEFPQVMTIGGTDSDGSAGVQADLHSFFMRGVYGATVLTAAIAGNSYGIQDSMVMPLPFIDAQFKSLAADLKIRAAKTGMLADRALVQDIIKNWQQYDFGALVVDPVIITKHGAMLLEQDAYDAVKNDLIPLATVVTPNHYEAEHLTGMKLDTDANIEAAAHQLQDSGAKNVVLKGAHDNPEQKEVRDFVLLESGKTFWLSEPYHNTDRVNGTGDTLSAVITAEIGKGNTIEDAIRIAKRFTNQAIGHPIAVGHQYGPINHWANQIVYPQK